One genomic window of bacterium includes the following:
- the dnaE gene encoding DNA polymerase III subunit alpha, with product QKQGIKPIIGMEAYVAGDRHNRTAERENKSFHMVLLARNQAGYRNLVKLASAAFLEGFYYRPRIDREILARHADGLIGLSACLSGEPNFHLRSGNVAAAVEAAAGCRDILGRDHYYLEIQNHGLPDEERIRQLMPEVARQTGCPIVATNDCHFLEREHHEAHDILMALQTGKTLNDPSRWRSHTPEVYFKSSEEMLALFRDWPEAVANTLHIADQVEFELELGKLLLPAFPLPDGFATADDYLAHLAREGLPRRYGTVTPELRERLDYELGVIRQTKYAGYFLIVWDFIDAARRMDVPVGPGRGSAAGSLVCYCVGITDVDPIRHQLLFERFLNPERISMPDIDVDFCFEGRGRVIEYVARKYGRDNVSQIITFNTMAARAVLKDVARVLEFPFAEGDRISKLVPEELGITLQKAIDEAPGLKEVAEESPDHAKLLRNALVLEGFNRNTGIHAAGVLITPSPLVEHAPLYRSTKGDVTVQYDMKMSEALGLLKMDFLGLRTLTVIDKALDLIAETTGERLAADRIPTDDPRTFKLLQEGRTVGIFQLESSGMQELVRKMAPTGWDDITAICALYRPGPLGADMDKAYVERKHGRQRVQYKDPALEPILRDTYGVILYQEQVMQIAAAMGGFTMGEADTLRKAMGKKKADIMAALKVKFIEGARARGHDQRVATEIYEEMEFFAEYGFNKSHSAAYALLSIQTAWLKAHHPAEFMAATMTTEMRKSERITQLIDECKALGLRIVPPDINRPRPEFGVRDGQVVFGLGAVRGVGATAIEVIAACREQLGRDFTDLFDLCEHVDL from the coding sequence CCAGAAGCAGGGGATCAAGCCGATCATCGGCATGGAGGCGTACGTCGCGGGCGACCGGCACAACCGGACCGCCGAGCGCGAGAACAAGAGCTTCCACATGGTGCTGCTGGCCCGCAACCAGGCGGGCTACCGCAACCTGGTCAAGCTGGCCTCGGCGGCCTTCCTCGAGGGCTTCTACTACCGGCCGCGCATCGACCGCGAGATCCTCGCGCGCCACGCCGACGGGCTGATCGGGCTGTCGGCCTGCCTGAGCGGCGAGCCGAACTTCCACCTGCGCAGCGGCAACGTGGCCGCCGCCGTGGAGGCGGCGGCGGGGTGCCGCGACATCCTGGGCCGGGATCACTACTACCTGGAAATCCAGAACCACGGGCTGCCCGACGAGGAACGGATCCGCCAGCTGATGCCCGAGGTGGCGCGGCAGACGGGCTGCCCCATCGTGGCCACGAACGACTGCCACTTCCTGGAGCGCGAGCATCACGAGGCGCACGACATCCTCATGGCGCTGCAGACGGGCAAGACGCTGAACGACCCGTCGCGCTGGCGCAGCCACACGCCCGAGGTCTATTTCAAGTCCAGCGAGGAGATGCTGGCGCTGTTCCGCGACTGGCCGGAGGCGGTCGCCAACACGCTGCACATCGCCGACCAGGTGGAATTCGAGCTGGAGCTGGGCAAGCTGCTGCTGCCGGCCTTTCCGCTGCCGGACGGCTTCGCCACGGCCGACGACTACCTGGCCCACCTGGCGCGCGAAGGACTGCCGCGCCGATACGGCACGGTCACGCCGGAGCTGCGCGAGCGGCTGGACTACGAACTGGGGGTCATCCGCCAGACGAAGTACGCCGGCTACTTCCTGATCGTCTGGGACTTCATCGACGCGGCCCGCCGCATGGACGTGCCGGTGGGACCGGGCCGCGGCTCGGCCGCGGGCAGCCTGGTCTGCTACTGCGTCGGCATCACGGACGTCGACCCCATCCGCCACCAGCTGCTGTTCGAGCGCTTCCTGAATCCCGAGCGCATCTCGATGCCGGACATCGACGTGGACTTCTGCTTCGAGGGACGCGGGCGGGTCATCGAGTACGTGGCGCGCAAGTACGGACGCGACAACGTCTCGCAGATCATCACCTTCAACACCATGGCGGCCCGCGCGGTCCTCAAGGACGTGGCGCGCGTGCTGGAATTCCCCTTCGCCGAGGGCGACCGCATCAGCAAGCTCGTGCCCGAGGAACTGGGGATCACCCTGCAGAAGGCCATCGACGAGGCGCCCGGCCTCAAGGAGGTGGCCGAGGAGTCGCCCGACCACGCCAAGCTGCTGCGCAACGCGCTGGTGCTGGAGGGCTTCAACCGCAACACCGGCATCCACGCCGCGGGCGTGCTGATCACGCCGTCGCCGCTGGTCGAGCACGCGCCGCTCTACCGCAGCACGAAGGGCGACGTCACCGTCCAGTACGACATGAAGATGAGCGAGGCCCTGGGGCTCCTCAAGATGGACTTCCTGGGCCTGCGCACCCTGACGGTGATCGACAAGGCGCTGGACCTGATCGCCGAGACGACGGGCGAGCGGCTGGCGGCCGATCGCATCCCGACCGACGATCCGCGGACCTTCAAGCTGCTGCAGGAGGGCCGCACCGTCGGCATCTTCCAGCTCGAGAGCAGCGGCATGCAGGAGCTGGTGCGCAAGATGGCGCCCACGGGCTGGGACGACATCACCGCCATCTGCGCGCTCTACCGCCCGGGGCCCCTGGGCGCGGACATGGACAAGGCCTACGTCGAGCGCAAGCACGGCCGGCAGCGGGTGCAGTACAAGGATCCCGCGCTGGAGCCGATCCTGCGCGACACCTACGGCGTGATCCTCTACCAGGAACAGGTGATGCAGATCGCCGCGGCGATGGGCGGCTTCACCATGGGGGAGGCCGACACGCTGCGCAAGGCGATGGGCAAGAAGAAGGCCGACATCATGGCGGCCCTCAAGGTGAAGTTCATCGAGGGCGCCCGCGCGCGCGGCCATGACCAGCGCGTCGCCACCGAGATCTACGAGGAGATGGAGTTCTTCGCCGAGTACGGCTTCAACAAGAGCCACTCGGCGGCCTACGCGCTGCTGTCGATCCAGACCGCCTGGCTGAAGGCGCACCACCCGGCCGAGTTCATGGCCGCGACGATGACCACCGAGATGCGCAAGAGCGAGCGCATCACGCAGCTCATCGACGAGTGCAAGGCGCTGGGGCTGCGCATCGTGCCGCCGGACATCAACCGGCCGCGCCCGGAGTTCGGCGTGCGCGACGGGCAGGTCGTCTTCGGGCTGGGCGCCGTGCGCGGCGTGGGAGCGACGGCCATCGAGGTCATCGCCGCCTGCCGCGAGCAGCTCGGCCGCGACTTCACGGACCTGTTCGACCTCTGCGAGCACGTCGACCTG